GTAGCTTATATTATTGTTTTCATGAGCAAGTATTAGGAGTTTGATTTCAGTCCTACAGAAGGTGCACATTCTGCTGTGACATGTGATTTAACTACTGTACTTGTGTCTATCCATGCAGATGCAGTAATTTGGGAGCGGCCATGATTGCCTGAGAGCTCTGATTGCTTTATGGGGAGCACCTTGTGTCAAATGTTGTGATTTGCTGACTGCTTTGCCAGGGGTGGAGACAGGAGCAAATATAAAGGAAATGgttcagtacagagggggctgCCATGGGGAGAGGTTGATGCCAACACCTCTGCTTAATtatgatttctgtttttttgagtTGCTTGGTTTTTGTTGAAAAATCTAAGTTGTCCAGGCCTGGAACCACATtaaaactttacttttttttgcaaGCCTGCCTTCCGTCTGTCATTAAAGGGTATTTTCTTACTGACAAGTAGCCGTTTACAATCCACTCGGTAACatattgtttcttgttttgttttgtattacctagcttattctatttgtctcatcaccttttagtctctctcggtgcaaaataacagtaatttcccccttttgttttttttacaatcttcccaacaaagtactgcttcttacctgtatgtcattcaatgttatatgagtttaaaaaaggtctccaatgtaaacaagtgtaatgctttcttggaataatgccttttagttgactttgtatcagcgaatctgtactgtcatgaaactgtacctgatcctatgcaattcttctaataaattcttcaatcaatcaatgtgtAACTGAttattcctggttaaataaaggttaaataaaaaattcttAATTGGTTGCGCTAAATCATCACCTGgatgtagggttgccacctttcagaaatagaaataagggacaaccTGATTTCGTCAACACAGGCAccataaaaaaaagggacattacccaaacttctaaactgcttagaaatctatttattttatatggaaaaaacaaaatgctttgatttaaagtttaaactgctttaatagcattgaacttgcatgactgtacagacagccaaccatactagcaactgaaatatcctcctatgttatgtatgtccacatcagccaagatgtagaatatagttacaggtgaaggttgggaaattagaatatggtgtaagttcatttatttcaataattcaacttaaaaggtgaaactaatacattacatagtctcattacatgcaaagcaagatatgttataCCTTtgtttgttatcattttgatgatttaattctttattgatttcataaaatattgccattcttatttggggttttcataaactgtgagccataatcaccaaagttataacaaataaaggcttgaaatatctcactttgaatgtagtgggaaataatatttgtttcaccttaagttgaatttactactaatgaagttttgcaatatattcaattttttcaaattcaaaccttcacctgtatattatgatatcaataaataagagcataatatgtgtctgtattggttcaatacggaatgcaacttttaattccgtaacaattccgtatttcaagggacgggtggccaGCCTACCTGGATGCCCAGGTTCTCGAACTTCTCCTTGTGGTTCATGGGCAGCACTATCGCCTCCACCAGCTCCTGGATCTGCTTGTCCAGGCCGCCGATGTCGCTGTACTGCTCTGTGGGTCGTTCATCCACCTCCATGGCCTTCACCCTGGAGTCGTACTCGGTGGGCAGGGTCTCCAGGATCAGGTAGGAGTCCTTGTTCACCCCCACCAGGTCCCCGGGCTTCAGCTTCTCCGCGTCCACCAGCCCGATCACCGGGAGGAAGTAGGTCTGGCGGGTGGAGGTCTTGATGACGGCGCACTTCCCCTTCCTCTGGGAGTCCAGGTCCACGTTGGCCCCGTCCTCCTCCTGGTCGTTGGGGTCCACGTCCAGCAGCTCGATCACGTTGGAGACCAGGTAGGGCAGGGTTTTGTTCACCTTGATCTTCTCCGTGTTTTCTTTGATTTTATCCTTCATGGCCTGCAGCTCGTGGGTGACGCGGAGCACCTCGCTCTTCATGATCTTGATCTCGCTGTCGAGGAGCCGGGTCCGCTGGACGATCTCCTCCGTGGACATCTTCAGCACCTCCTCGCCGATGCCATCCTCCACCTCGTCCCAAACTGATTTGTCACTCAGCGACGCCATCTTTGctgtgtgtggcggtgtgttcttcttcttctctggtttattgttcttcttcttcttcttcttcttctctatgtttaatggcggatcacaaccaacgttattaggtgcataccgccacctactgtacaagagtgtgtaacataaTTTCATTTagctcagtggttcccaaactggggggcgcggcgaggttggaaggttacggagcccctaaggggacatggatttttttttaatatataatgagttttacgcgcacgCTTGAAACCTTTATGTGCTCGCGTAAAACcttttaagtgagcacgtaaagttgtttacgtgagcacgtaaaacgtttatgcactcactaaaaagtttcacgcgctctcgcaaaacttataagtgagcgcctaaaagttgttctacgtgagcgcgtaaaaacaagtacatgggagttttgctggaacaggagaccctccagttgcgccctgctctgtttatgaatggaaatgacattgcaggatttagctgagatatattttaacctgggactccattataaggacattgccactttgcttgcaagtaaacaactttacgtgctcacttaaaggttttatacggagcccctaaagggacacagattttttttttttataatgagttttaagcgtgagcgtgaaacctttacgcgcgcgcgtaaaacctttaagtgagcacgtaaagttgtttacttgcaagcaaagtggtaatgtccttataatggagtcccaggttaaaatatagctcagctaaatcctgtaatgttATTTCCATTCAAACAGAGCAGGGCGCaactggagggtctcctgttccagcaatactcccatgcacttgtttttacgcgctcacgtagaataacttttaggcgctcacttataagttttgcgagagcgcgtgaaactttttagtgagtgcataaacgttttacgtgctcacgtaaacaactttacgtgctcacttaaaggttttacgcgcgcgcgtaaaggtttcacgtgcacgcttaaaactcatacataaaaaaaaaaaaaatccgtgtccctttaggggctccgtagttttacgcgcgcgcgtaaaggtttcacgcgcacgcttaaaactcattataaaaaaaaaaaaaatccgtgtccctttaggggctccgtagaaggtagattaatttaaaaaaattattattattatttttttttttaagattttttatttctttaagattttgccttcaacacgtgcagtgagagagacaggaaatagggggaagagagaaggggaatgacatgaAGTAATGGTCTGGCCAGCGGGAATCTAACCGGGGACCTGCTACTTCAGGCCCCACAACTACCCGGTGCTACTGGAAGGAAGATGCATGTGGTAATCTCTCACCTGCAACCCCGGTTTGAGGGGATCTGTAACATGAAACAAGCCCACCCCACTCACTGAAAAGGTGTGGGGattaaaactgacatttttgcagagcaattgtttaaattttgattatttgtttagctgttgctgctgtttttcaaaaatatgttgaaagtaatgcatactgtattgtacagtaaaaaggaaaaaaaagaaatgtgttgcggctcgaaaattctgttacatacaaaaggggggccttgcaaaaaaagtttgggaaccactgatttagcctgttttttaaattctatttatcAGCGTAGTGTCTtaagcagagctgggtagagtagccaaaaattgtactcaagtaaaagtactgttacttcagaataatatgactcaagtagaagtaaaaaatagtcatccaaataattacttgagtaaaagtaaaaaagtacttggtgaaaaaactactcaagtactgagtaactgttgagtaactcctgatttatttttaacacaaccattcaagcagacaaaagtacaaaataatcatcttgtgtgtgtgtgtgtgtgtgtttgagtctgtgtatatgtgacaaaacatgcaaaaacaaacatttttttccccaaagaatcactcagtgatgtaaTGAGATTCATGCGTACGcggaggggataaaagaaaagtaaagagttcaatgtagcctaatgtagcggagtaagagtacagtttcttcttcacaaatctactctaaagtaaaagtaaaaagtatagtgattcaaaactactcttaaaagtacaaaatttcccaaaacttactcaagtaaatgtaacggagtaaatgtaactcgttactacccacctctgcttttAAGAAACAAATTAGTGCCTTTCTGGTGATTTCAACTCCCTCTCCACACTGGAAGATCCACCACTCCCGTTGCCAGAAAAAAgcccaaaatataataaaagacacttcacaccccggacactcactgtttgaactgctgccatctgggaaacgatacagactcatgaaaacaaggacaaacagactcaaacacagcttttatccaacagcaataaccactcttaacaaaaacaggagctaatgtgcaataacaaaaaaattattGTATGTTGATGAAAGTTCTTGTAATGTCTGTATGTTGATGTATGTGTGGAGGGGTGAATGTgtctagatatatatatatatatatatatatatttatttatttattttatttgtttttatttcattttattgatttatttttcagttattttatttgtatatgatGCGCTGATTGAATTTGGTTCAACGCTTACAAAAAATGTATTCAATTTATTAACCACTTCATCCATGTTATGTATGATTATGCTGTTTAATATATTCCATATACCCTTAATGTTATGCTTATTGTTATCTATTAGTTTTTTATAATATTCTTTCTTATAATTTCTTATATTAGTtaacttgtttttatatttcttatatttattttctgcttCATTTGTTCTATGTTTTAGGAATTCTCTGtataatgtatttttctttttgcaggcATTTTGCGATCCCTTTGACATCCACTGATTATCGTTATACTTTAGTTTTCTACTATATTGTTTAATTGGACAATTTTGTGCTATTAGATCTTTTTTAAGTGCAACCATAGACTCTTCTGTCCTAACTCTTCTATGTTGTGGTATGTTGTTCTGCTTGTTTCTCACATAGTTGCTGTTATAAACTATAAAGACCGGAAGGTGATCACTGATGTCATTTATTAATATTCTTCCCACTGTATTATTGTCTGTCAtttgtaaaaatattataaattaatgTAGCACTGTGGGACATGATCCAGCTTGGTCAATCCCCACCGGCAAATCGCACCctgcatatatatattgtaGCGAGTGACCCTAATATGGGAGAGTTACAAAGTGGTGGAGATCAGCCGGAATTCTCGTCTCTCTGCCTGTCAATGGAATGCACGATATGTCATGAAGGGTGCCGGTGGTGGCGGAGAGAGGGGTTGAGGGCTGAACCCTGGGTTTATTCTTCTGCTTATCCTGCTTATACAATGCACAACAACATGTGAGTTTATATATGGAGCCTAGTATGATCAAAGATTGCAGAATCTTTGgccaatattatatatattgccCAACAGGGGGAAAAAACTTGCCACCATGAGAAGTATTCCTTGCCATAATCACTACATAAATACCATTGGGTGTTATTATTTAAATGGTCTGTGGAAGGTTCTGAATGTGGTCAGTTGTCTAATGCTTAACCTCAGTCTATATCAGTCTATCATACTGCCTATGAGGCCAAGAGGACGACcgaggagggggaaaaaaaaaataacataaaagaaaaataacataaaaaaaaataacataaaacaaaaaaaataacataaaagaaaaaaaacataaattaaaaaaacaaaaaaaaaacataaattaaaaaaacaaaaaaataacaaattaaaaaaacaaaaaaataacataaaaaaataacaaattaaaaaaacaaaaaaataacataaattaaaaaataacataaattaaaaaaactaaaaaaataacataaattaaaaataacataaaaataacaattaaaaaaacaaaaaataacataaaaaaacaagggaaaaaaaagaagaataggaTATAAGAATAGCCCTGAAGAGAATAGCCGAAGACTCACCACCTATGGTGACTGGAGAGGATAGCATGAACACAACTGTACCGCAATCAGACCTTCGACCGGTTTTTGCCATAATTACACAGATCGCTGTGTATAAAGTATAAATTGTGATCCTCTGATCGCACGTTTCCCTGACTTCCCAGATAGTGTAGCGGAAGTGTCCCCGTCTTTAGGACGGGAGACTCGTGTTCGAACCTTCTGTTGGACGTGGCTCAAGACGGCACTACCGTCACATACTTCCGTAGAGCGGGAGACACAAAAAGTTATTGTGGACAAACCAAACCCACTGCTCTCAATTAAACCACATATCGGCTATTTTCATGCCTGAACTTGGGGAATTCGTGAGAGGATTATAAGATTGAAACCCGGGGTTCAGCCACTGCTCTGTATGGGACAACCCCTTTATTGGATAACTTTCAGCATCAACCAATAAGCTGCGAGAATTCTGTTTCGCAACataaatgggcggggcttgttaCAAAACAGTTTTTCCTTGTGGCGCCAATTACGTTTCTGTAGGCGATATGAGTGGCAGCTGTGCGGCCGAGCCTCACCTGGACATGGACATCAGCCTAAAAGCTTCTATACAAACACGGGAAACCGCCCTAAAGGTAAGTTGACTGGTggttgtgttttgaatgtggttTTGTTTTCATAGTCTTATCTGTAGGAGCCAGCCGCTGAACATTTCAAAGTGCTGcagagtagaaaaaaaaaaaaaagtaaaaatatatttaaaaacagagcGTATAaaagcagtggcgtcaattcaggcaaagctaaggtatggcaaggttacgagtcacagaacttaactagagtatcaatcaacacgtccagcaaatactcatcacagaagtctgctatgtagcttatctgtgtggtcaagaaaatgtgaacttattcaaatgcagtctcgctcacactgcaaaaacaaaaaaaaaaggaatatttgtctcatttctagttaaaatgtctaatttttagtcatttttagtctcattacacttaaaacaagatcatcgccagaaaaataacttatttgaccattttcacctgtttcaagtaaattttcaattgaaataagtagaaagatctgccagtgggacaagatttatcttctcattacaagcaaaaaaaatgttctacttattttaagtgaaaatctacttgaaacaggtgaaaattgttgttttttgagtttttgagtcttgtcttaaatgtaatgagatttttttgacattttaactagaaataagacaaatattgttaagatttcgagtttttgcagcgtaataactagtgaaatcgatcatgttgttctgatttgcatttgtagttattttatatgtattaaataatagaataatcaatacaaatagacagagtaattccataaatgtatttaaaaaacaaacatttacattttcccttgaagccaaggtgtggcggctgccataccttgccatacccaattgacgcccctgtatAAAAGATATATTTAGCTATAAGCTTAACATGATGTAACGAAAGGTCGTTGAGAGTTTTGCTTAAACTCGACATTTCATTGGGGAGCAAAACCTGTCAGAGAAGTCTGTTTTACTAGTTGGGAAGTTGATTGTTATGATGCTCACATGGCAGGACATGATGACTCCCGAGGAACCAGCAATCCGGCGATCATCTCGGACTGGGAGAGGCTTAACACCCAAACGCCTCCAGTACTCCCCGGACACAACGGAAAACAAGCCCACAAAGAAAAGGGTAAGAGAGAGAGACTTAAATAAGGGAGAAAGTAGTGAAATGGCTGACAGACAGGGAGAAAGACCAAACACCAGCTATTTCAGTTTCTACCTTCTATAAAAAGACACCATTAcaggtaaaaaatatataattgcgTCAAGTAATATCTAAGGTGACATATTATGTAAAGATTTTCCGAGTTTTGATTTTATATTTGGAGGAAATACAGATTAATCATCTGTCCACTCAATTGTACATCATGCATCACAAGTTATGTTTCAACTTCTGTGCAATGTCAATTACTACCAGTGTTTTTCTTGAAAATAATTCATATCCTGTAATGTTTTGACTATAAATCAActtctttatatttttacaATGTAATTTGAGGTTTTCCAATATATCCTTTATATTTTGTAGGGCTCAAAAAGACAGGCATACAGGGTCATAGAGGAGTTTCCAGACTCAAGTGAGGAAGAGTGTGCTTCTGGTAGCAGTGATGAGGAATGGCTGCCAGTAAAGAAAAGTGCAAGCAGAGAAGTGACAGTGAAGGTGAGGAGTCTGGAAATGCTGAGGGAGAGATgaggatggagatggagatgaggatggagatgaggatggagatgaggatggagatgaggatggagatgaggatggagatgaggatggagatgaggatgaggatggagatgaggatggagatgaggatggagatgaggatggagatgaggatggagatgaggatggagatgaggatggagatgaggatggagatgaggatgaggatggagaTGAGGATGGAGATGAGGATGGAGATGAGGATGGAGATGAGGCTGTTGAACCTGAAACCTTCCGCTGAAAAAAATCTTGACTGTTTATCAATAGAGCTCAAATAGAGAGGCCTACAGGGGAGGGTAGGGACCACCATTCCAACACAATACCATATTACAACTGTACCTATATAACTACCATGCTATtacattgatgttttttttacagtacAAAACGCATGAAGTACACTTAGTggacaaaaaaatacatctttatAGAATAAagatagaattttttttttttttttttaaaccttgtttTACATCCCTAAGGATGTATAAAAACACTTACCGGTAGTAAAATTCTCACTGAACTTATCATAATTCATGCATGAGAGGGTTAATATGCATACATTGTCTTGACAGAAAACAAAGGCCCAGGTAGAAAAAGAGAGCCTGATTGAGGGACCCAAGGATGAGAAGGATGCTGGAAACGGTCATGTGGAACGTGAAAGTGTGAGTACATAAACACTGCAGTTTATTTCCACGCTTCATACAGGCCTTCTCCATACCTGCAGGTAAATGTTAGACCTTTGTCCATGAAGTCATTGTGATATTTTTGCACAACAGGGAGGACTGTCTGCCTATGAGCTGGAGCGACTGGAGAACATCAGGCAGAACCAGGCTTTCCTGTCATCCATCAACTTATTAGAGGTTAGTCAACAGCTTGGCTGTTGCACATACTGTTGGTTCACCCTTTCCCAGTTTAAGCAGGGAACCCTTCATCTCGCATTTGGGTGGTTCCGgatttaaatgtgtgttttcaATATTTTGGTTTGGTTACTACTgtatgcacattttttttttcacaaatctaGATGCTTTGTTCACTATAACCATCATGGGATGTTATTTAAGCAGAGATTAAATAGAGGATGTATATAAATTGTTGTTTTCCTTGTCAAAAGGCAACCGAGGAGTTGCAGCAGATGGTACGACGAAAACCATCACAGAAGGGTCTGAGGTACAGTTGGCGCTCAAACTATTTCTGCTCGTCTGGGAGCTCAGTTAACAGTATTACTAGAGAAGGTTAAAATGATAGTAATGCCGTAGTTTTTCTTTGTGGAACATAGTTGTACTCATATCAGTTTTGCAATAGTTTTTGAAGTTGAACCCACACAAATAGCCAATTCAACAattttacattattttgtgACAGCTATGTTAATTGTAAATAGATGTTGTTTGAACAATACAAATTTAGATGATTCTTCTTAGTCATACAAAAAGgctgtaaaaaaaagttataataATCTTAGCCTGATATTATTTGTGCTTGTAGGCCACAGGCTGTTAAGAGGGAGGTGCTGCCACCTCGCAAATCCCTGCGCCTCCAAAATATAGAGGCAGAGATGTTGAAGCTTCCACCTGAACCCACGGCGACACTGGTCTTTGAACGGGTACAATCTATAAACCTAATATTAACGTGTAACGCCTCACTTCATGCTGTTTAACTACTTTGGTTTCATCAGGTTGCTCCGCCCTTCTTGGTGTACCTTACTCAGTTACTTACTTTCTTGCTTTGTAGTCTTCTTCAGTCAAGAAGCCCGCTGGGCCTCTTCCCATGGCTCCAGTCAACATGGAAGAGGGTTCCAAGCTACCATCTCAACTTTTTGATCTCTGTTCTGAAGTAGGTTTACATCTCTGAAGTATTACAATCTTTGATTCTTATGCGTCTGATTCCTCACTTTGTACGCCATCCAGATGAGAACTGTTTGAACTGAAATGATTTTCTTTCCTCTGAATAgaacagttttcttttttaaatctttgttaTGAATTGTAAATGATGTCTTTGTTTCCACAGGAGACCCAGGAAACAAAGATGTCACTTGACTTGAAAGAGTAAGATACTAAGCTTGGgcatttttatttctctttcatCAACTCTTTATCTGAGATGGGGGTTTTTTTCTTGGGAGGTTTTCACGCACTTAACACAGCTCTATTCCATCTGAATACAGGTACCGCTCTGCAGTAAAGAGCATGAGGATAAGGGAGGATGCAGTGGTCAAAGTGGTGAAGGACCGCATCTTCTCTGCAGCCTTCCACCCGTGCAGCAGCAGTCTGTTGATGGCTGCAGGAGACAAGTGGGGAAGATTGGGCCTCCTGAAAGTGGTGAGCTTTGGTCCAAAACGAGACTGGTGTttgaccactagagggcagaaaGTTTGCACAAAACAGGCTCACAGCAATAGGTCTTAATGATTTGTCTGCTTTATGGATTCTGCCGCATTGTGGATTATTAGCCTGCAGTAAAACAGCACTGATTTGATCTGTTTGTCTGCATGTTATGTTTGTTAGGCTTTTCTGGTATagaaatctttttttgttttgctcaaCTTATTAGTCATGTACTGTACACCCCCAGTTACTAATTTCTTTGTGCACTGAGCTTTCTTGAAAGTTCAGTGATTGGTTACACAATAGAGCTGTTGTAACTTGATGTCATCTGTATGTTGATGTGCCAGGGTTCTGATTGGGGCGATGATGGAGTTCTGCTCTTTGAGCCTCACACTCGTCCAGTTGCCTGTATGGCGTTCTCCAGGGCTGATCCGACCCAGCTGCTTAGCCTCAGTTATGATGGATCTATGCGCTGCATGGATATAGAGAAGGCCGTCTTTGATGATGTAAGAAACTTTTTTCTTCGGTAAAACATATTAGAAATAACCATCATCTGCTGTATGTAGCACAGTAGTTACAAATGCCCCTTTTCTGTATTTGAAATGTTTACCGGGTGGATCTCCATGTATAAAGactttcgtatgttttttttagGTGTATGATAGTGAGGATGGTCTGAGAACTTTTGGATTCATGTCACATGACTGCTCAACGCTGGTGGTGGGGAACTGGTATGGAGAGGTTGCCATCGTTGATAGGCGCACTCCAGGGTGAGGCTTTACTGATGTCTTAAACTGCTGGCTGTCGTTTGCCTCCTTTTGATAGGAGTGGATAGTTTGGTATTATATTAGCATTCAGAGATGACTTTAtccattttttaaaatgtatttgatcTCTTTAAAGGAAC
This genomic interval from Cololabis saira isolate AMF1-May2022 chromosome 2, fColSai1.1, whole genome shotgun sequence contains the following:
- the wdr76 gene encoding WD repeat-containing protein 76 is translated as MSGSCAAEPHLDMDISLKASIQTRETALKDMMTPEEPAIRRSSRTGRGLTPKRLQYSPDTTENKPTKKRKTKAQVEKESLIEGPKDEKDAGNGHVERESGGLSAYELERLENIRQNQAFLSSINLLEATEELQQMVRRKPSQKGLRPQAVKREVLPPRKSLRLQNIEAEMLKLPPEPTATLVFERSSSVKKPAGPLPMAPVNMEEGSKLPSQLFDLCSEETQETKMSLDLKEYRSAVKSMRIREDAVVKVVKDRIFSAAFHPCSSSLLMAAGDKWGRLGLLKVGSDWGDDGVLLFEPHTRPVACMAFSRADPTQLLSLSYDGSMRCMDIEKAVFDDVYDSEDGLRTFGFMSHDCSTLVVGNWYGEVAIVDRRTPGNSHESLHSLDSKTVRCVSVHPLQMQYFAVAEDREVNIYDSRCLKKTKSQAVFQLHGHSLSINSAYFSPCTGNRVLTSCMDNHIRVFDTSSMTSKSSLLTSIRHDMRTGRWLSKLSAVWDPKQEDCFVVGSMMRPRQVQVFQESGQRVHSFIDDDNLTTVLSVTAFHPTRNALLGGNSSGRLHVFSS